One region of Streptomyces davaonensis JCM 4913 genomic DNA includes:
- a CDS encoding DUF5063 domain-containing protein, with protein sequence MSDATLHATTQDPDDFVVQIADQVESFLVAVTEVAKGDEPESAIPFLLLEVSQLLLAGGRLGAHEDIVPEERYEPDLGPEPDVDELREHLARILDPVDVYSEVFDPYEPRKAPVPARISDDLADVITDLRHGMAHYRSGRTTEALWWWQFSYFSNWGSTASATLRALQSVLAHIRLNQPLEELDGLDTDQSVGDDTLEFEAGKVMAEEIAGPLGIRELK encoded by the coding sequence ATGTCTGACGCCACGCTGCACGCGACGACGCAGGACCCGGACGACTTCGTGGTCCAGATCGCGGACCAGGTAGAGAGCTTCCTCGTAGCAGTCACCGAGGTGGCGAAGGGCGACGAGCCGGAATCGGCGATCCCCTTCCTGCTGCTGGAGGTCTCCCAGCTGCTGCTGGCCGGCGGTCGCCTGGGCGCGCACGAGGACATCGTCCCCGAGGAGCGCTACGAGCCCGACCTGGGCCCGGAGCCGGACGTCGACGAACTCCGCGAGCACCTCGCCCGCATCCTCGACCCGGTGGACGTCTACTCGGAGGTCTTCGACCCCTACGAGCCCCGCAAGGCGCCGGTACCCGCCCGGATCTCCGACGACCTGGCGGATGTCATCACCGACCTGCGCCACGGCATGGCCCACTACCGCTCGGGCCGCACCACGGAGGCCCTGTGGTGGTGGCAGTTCTCCTACTTCTCCAACTGGGGCTCCACGGCGTCGGCGACTCTGCGGGCGCTTCAGTCCGTCCTCGCCCACATTCGCCTGAACCAGCCGCTCGAAGAACTCGACGGCCTGGACACCGACCAGTCCGTGGGCGACGACACCCTCGAATTCGAGGCG
- the recR gene encoding recombination mediator RecR: protein MYEGVVQDLIDELGRLPGVGPKSAQRIAFHILQAEPTDVRRLAQALMEVKAKVRFCATCGNVAQEEFCNICRDARRDASVICVVEEPKDVVAIERTREFRGRYHVLGGAISPIEGVGPDDLRIRELLARLADGTVTELILATDPNLEGEATATYLARMIKPMGLKVTRLASGLPVGGDLEYADEVTLGRAFEGRRLLDV from the coding sequence TTGTACGAAGGCGTGGTTCAGGACCTGATCGACGAGCTGGGTCGGCTGCCCGGCGTCGGTCCCAAGAGCGCGCAGCGGATCGCCTTCCACATCCTCCAGGCGGAACCGACGGACGTACGGCGCCTCGCGCAGGCCCTCATGGAGGTCAAGGCGAAGGTCCGCTTCTGCGCGACCTGCGGCAATGTCGCCCAGGAAGAGTTCTGCAACATCTGCCGGGACGCCCGCCGCGACGCCTCCGTCATCTGTGTGGTGGAGGAGCCGAAGGACGTGGTCGCGATCGAGCGGACCCGTGAGTTCCGCGGCCGCTACCACGTCCTGGGCGGCGCGATCAGCCCCATCGAGGGCGTGGGCCCCGACGATCTCCGTATACGAGAACTTCTCGCGCGGTTGGCCGACGGGACGGTCACGGAGCTGATCCTGGCCACGGACCCGAATCTGGAAGGCGAGGCCACGGCCACGTACCTCGCCCGCATGATCAAGCCCATGGGCCTCAAGGTCACCCGCCTGGCCAGCGGCCTCCCGGTGGGTGGGGACCTGGAATACGCGGACGAGGTCACACTCGGCCGCGCCTTCGAGGGGAGACGACTCCTAGATGTCTGA
- a CDS encoding YbaB/EbfC family nucleoid-associated protein yields the protein MIPGGGQPNMQQLLQQAQKMQQDLANAQEELARTEVDGQAGGGLVRATVTGAGELRALKIDPKAVDPEDTDTLADLIVAAVQAANENAQTLQQQKLGPLAQGLGGGIPGLPF from the coding sequence GTGATCCCCGGTGGTGGCCAGCCCAATATGCAGCAGCTGCTCCAGCAGGCCCAGAAGATGCAGCAGGACCTGGCGAACGCCCAGGAGGAACTGGCGAGGACCGAGGTCGACGGCCAGGCGGGCGGCGGCCTGGTCAGGGCGACCGTCACCGGCGCCGGCGAACTCCGCGCCCTCAAGATCGACCCGAAGGCGGTGGACCCGGAGGACACCGACACCCTCGCCGACCTGATCGTCGCCGCCGTCCAGGCGGCCAACGAGAACGCCCAGACCCTCCAGCAGCAGAAGCTCGGCCCGCTCGCCCAGGGCCTCGGCGGCGGCATTCCCGGCCTGCCTTTCTAA
- a CDS encoding SLATT domain-containing protein, producing MGQPEMQPEYPPGDLTGRAFPLGDWGEPAVRLDELYQWVERGALDTAAWYLADRVWKRRGAQALRGGAAVGAVSGAALPLLDLTGVMGGVAPWGYLALLLAVACVGVDRFFGVTSGWIRDVATAQAVQRRLQVLQFDWASESVREVLGPAEGTASEATERCLGVLRRFSEDVTELVRTETADWMVEFRTGSAPMGIQGAVTGGARQDGTVVHGRFPMPPGGTARPNMPRQRPPEPR from the coding sequence GTGGGTCAGCCGGAGATGCAGCCCGAGTATCCGCCGGGCGATCTGACCGGGCGGGCGTTTCCGCTCGGTGACTGGGGTGAGCCCGCGGTGCGGCTGGACGAGCTGTACCAGTGGGTGGAGCGCGGGGCGCTCGACACGGCGGCCTGGTATCTCGCTGACCGGGTGTGGAAGCGGCGGGGGGCCCAGGCGCTGCGCGGGGGTGCGGCGGTGGGGGCGGTGTCGGGGGCCGCGCTGCCGCTGCTGGATCTGACCGGGGTGATGGGCGGGGTGGCCCCGTGGGGGTATCTGGCGCTACTGCTGGCGGTCGCGTGTGTGGGGGTGGACCGGTTCTTCGGGGTCACGTCCGGGTGGATAAGGGATGTGGCCACGGCGCAGGCGGTGCAGCGGCGGCTTCAGGTTCTCCAGTTCGACTGGGCGTCGGAGAGTGTGCGCGAGGTTCTGGGGCCCGCGGAGGGGACGGCGAGCGAGGCGACCGAGCGGTGTCTCGGGGTGCTGCGGCGGTTCTCGGAGGACGTGACGGAGTTGGTGCGCACGGAGACGGCGGACTGGATGGTGGAGTTCCGCACGGGTTCGGCACCCATGGGCATCCAAGGTGCGGTGACGGGCGGCGCCCGCCAGGACGGAACGGTCGTCCACGGCCGCTTCCCGATGCCCCCCGGCGGCACGGCCCGCCCGAACATGCCCCGCCAGCGCCCGCCGGAGCCGCGCTGA
- a CDS encoding PstS family phosphate ABC transporter substrate-binding protein, with amino-acid sequence MELLSAENVVAVATAVAGIVASAVMVWYERRVPRRKRIGYRVQMDNPIGDDVTSGRANVRLGLFDEAPGMHQATLVLLRVENDGSQGIGHEDYTSRELHGLTVQFTDRSIRGVSVTQPPGTDHLMSHFTPHAGFGYDNGGNTLRIPRVPLNRGEHFKLLVLLSGGDVGRDIRLIGGIRDGEVHPNRSATPDDKPPLFSRAARLITIMLTVSVLTLSTMVVVRDDTPPLGCEKGTLTITGSTAFAPVVRDLEKDYEKDCEGAEITVEDRGSSAGVGELAALKGESGSRRSSMIAFHDGASKRAGDELTPQPIAVSVFTLVVNDSLKLPAGGLSLADVRSVYAGEIDYWDELDPSLPHWRVVLVSRDADSGTRQVFQDQVLGGAWEGVPSTSLDCDIQADRSAPVRCELDSTEEVLEKAAAIRGAIGYSELNLATGRPDVVKVPLEGATASVEAIERPRTPYPYYGVEYAYTYGDPQGGTLAGSFLDYIRDHGEAGIQDHDHVPCTTPEGERLCGGTG; translated from the coding sequence ATGGAGTTGTTGAGCGCAGAGAACGTCGTGGCCGTGGCGACGGCGGTGGCCGGCATCGTGGCGTCGGCCGTCATGGTCTGGTACGAGCGCCGGGTGCCGCGGCGCAAGCGGATCGGTTACCGCGTCCAGATGGACAACCCCATCGGCGACGACGTGACCTCCGGCCGCGCCAATGTCCGGCTCGGCCTCTTCGACGAGGCACCCGGGATGCACCAGGCGACCCTGGTGCTGCTGCGCGTCGAGAACGACGGTTCGCAGGGCATCGGCCACGAGGACTACACGAGCCGTGAACTGCACGGCCTGACCGTCCAGTTCACGGACCGCAGCATCCGCGGTGTCTCCGTCACCCAGCCGCCCGGCACCGACCATCTGATGAGCCACTTCACCCCGCACGCGGGCTTCGGCTACGACAACGGCGGCAACACCCTGCGCATCCCGCGCGTCCCGCTCAACCGGGGCGAGCACTTCAAGCTGCTGGTGCTGCTGTCGGGCGGTGACGTCGGCCGGGACATCCGGCTGATCGGCGGTATCCGCGACGGCGAGGTGCACCCCAACCGCAGCGCGACGCCGGACGACAAGCCGCCGCTGTTCAGCCGTGCGGCCCGGCTGATCACCATCATGCTCACGGTCTCGGTCCTCACCCTCTCCACGATGGTCGTCGTCCGCGACGACACCCCGCCGCTCGGCTGCGAGAAGGGCACGCTGACGATCACCGGTTCGACGGCGTTCGCGCCGGTCGTACGGGACCTGGAGAAGGACTACGAGAAGGACTGCGAGGGCGCCGAGATCACCGTGGAGGACCGGGGAAGTTCGGCGGGGGTGGGCGAACTGGCCGCGCTGAAGGGCGAGTCGGGAAGCCGCCGGTCGTCGATGATCGCGTTCCATGACGGGGCGAGCAAACGAGCGGGCGATGAGCTGACGCCCCAGCCCATCGCCGTGTCGGTCTTCACACTCGTGGTGAACGACAGCCTGAAGCTCCCCGCCGGCGGACTCTCCCTCGCCGACGTCAGAAGCGTCTACGCGGGTGAGATCGACTACTGGGACGAGCTGGACCCGAGCCTGCCGCACTGGCGGGTGGTCCTGGTGAGCCGCGACGCGGACTCCGGCACCCGGCAGGTCTTCCAGGACCAGGTGCTGGGCGGCGCCTGGGAGGGCGTACCGAGCACCTCCCTGGACTGCGACATCCAGGCCGACCGCTCGGCACCGGTGCGCTGCGAACTGGACTCCACGGAGGAGGTGCTGGAGAAGGCCGCGGCGATACGGGGCGCGATCGGCTACAGCGAGCTGAACCTGGCGACGGGCCGGCCGGACGTGGTCAAGGTCCCGTTGGAGGGCGCGACGGCATCGGTGGAGGCGATCGAACGCCCGCGAACCCCCTACCCGTACTACGGGGTGGAGTACGCCTACACCTACGGCGACCCCCAGGGCGGCACCCTCGCGGGCAGCTTCCTCGACTACATAAGGGACCACGGCGAAGCGGGCATCCAGGACCATGACCACGTCCCCTGCACGACCCCGGAGGGCGAACGCCTGTGCGGAGGTACGGGCTGA
- a CDS encoding serine/threonine-protein kinase: MDQLGPGDPQRIGAYRLIARLGAGGMGQVYLARSERGRTVAVKLVRAELAVQEEFRARFRQEVQAAREVGGYWTAPVLDADTEAAVPWVATGYVAGPSLERVVGHDHGALPERSVRILAAGLAHALTDIHAAGIVHRDLKPSNVLVTIDGPRVIDFGIARALETVAESGLTHTGALVGSPGFMAPEQVRGDRITPACDVFCLGSVLAYAATGRLPFGAGGSGVHALMFRIAQEEPDLEEVPEGIADLVRDCLRKDPAARPTLARILEHTGAEDTVSDGRSRDPWLPSALVAQLGRHAVGLLDAEDPVGDGATEVGGSDSGAPEPVGGGARGEGSPEHAAAADDAGTVRLGGLPVGPPAPGEPGVGGPMGHLPTVTAGPGETPPPMPAALPGAPGAPGGPQAGAFGAPVPPASAHTAPPHPGPAHPSYGYPHPAYQAPPASYSTPPYGSTPPYGPPVPPPETSRRNGRSTALLLAVALVVAVAAGGSVYALMNGSDDDGTEGRGTDGTPTASPQSSAPVTPGPTTGDPSPGDSSSAPADGAIPTGYLGTWSTALDNDAGHHTRRLTIRQGEVGDTVLSLVADGTDYHCVFQATLTQAPAGDGPLAIGPSTVTVGEPASSCTPGAATELTLLGDGTLERVNTDTGERLTYAKE; the protein is encoded by the coding sequence ATGGATCAGTTGGGGCCGGGGGATCCGCAGCGCATCGGTGCTTATCGGCTCATCGCGCGGCTCGGGGCCGGCGGTATGGGGCAGGTGTATCTCGCGCGGTCCGAGCGGGGGCGCACCGTCGCGGTGAAGCTGGTGCGGGCGGAACTTGCCGTGCAGGAGGAGTTCCGGGCGCGGTTCCGGCAGGAGGTGCAGGCCGCGCGGGAGGTCGGCGGGTACTGGACGGCGCCCGTGCTCGACGCCGACACCGAGGCCGCCGTGCCGTGGGTGGCCACCGGCTATGTCGCCGGGCCCAGCCTGGAGCGGGTCGTCGGGCACGACCACGGGGCGCTGCCCGAGCGTTCGGTACGGATCCTCGCCGCCGGGCTCGCCCACGCGCTCACCGACATCCACGCCGCCGGGATCGTCCACCGGGACCTGAAGCCGTCCAATGTCCTCGTCACCATCGACGGGCCGCGCGTCATCGACTTCGGTATCGCGCGGGCCCTGGAGACGGTCGCCGAATCCGGCCTCACCCACACCGGCGCGCTCGTCGGCTCGCCAGGGTTCATGGCGCCCGAGCAGGTGCGCGGTGACCGCATCACGCCCGCGTGCGACGTCTTCTGCCTCGGCTCCGTCCTCGCCTACGCCGCCACCGGCCGCCTTCCCTTCGGCGCCGGGGGCAGCGGTGTGCATGCGCTGATGTTCCGCATCGCCCAGGAGGAACCGGACCTGGAGGAGGTGCCGGAGGGCATCGCCGACCTGGTCCGCGACTGCCTGCGCAAGGACCCGGCGGCACGACCGACTCTCGCCCGCATCCTGGAGCACACCGGCGCGGAGGACACCGTCTCCGACGGCCGCTCCCGCGACCCCTGGCTGCCGAGCGCGCTGGTGGCCCAACTCGGGCGCCATGCGGTGGGGTTGCTGGACGCCGAGGATCCGGTGGGCGACGGGGCGACCGAGGTCGGTGGCAGTGATTCGGGGGCGCCCGAACCGGTGGGGGGAGGCGCGCGGGGTGAGGGGTCGCCGGAGCATGCGGCCGCCGCCGATGACGCCGGGACCGTGCGGCTCGGGGGCCTGCCGGTGGGGCCGCCCGCTCCGGGGGAGCCGGGGGTGGGCGGGCCCATGGGGCACCTTCCCACGGTGACGGCGGGGCCGGGGGAGACACCGCCGCCGATGCCTGCGGCGCTGCCGGGTGCGCCAGGTGCTCCGGGTGGCCCGCAGGCCGGGGCGTTCGGCGCGCCCGTGCCTCCGGCATCCGCTCACACCGCACCGCCCCATCCGGGTCCCGCCCATCCGTCGTACGGCTATCCCCACCCCGCCTACCAGGCCCCGCCTGCCTCCTACTCCACCCCGCCCTACGGCTCCACTCCGCCGTACGGTCCTCCTGTCCCGCCGCCGGAGACCTCGCGGCGCAACGGCCGTTCCACCGCGCTGCTGCTCGCCGTCGCGCTCGTCGTGGCGGTGGCCGCCGGAGGGTCGGTGTACGCGCTGATGAACGGGTCCGACGACGACGGCACCGAGGGCCGCGGCACCGACGGCACGCCCACCGCCTCCCCGCAGTCCAGCGCGCCCGTGACCCCGGGTCCGACGACCGGTGACCCGAGTCCCGGCGACTCGTCCTCCGCGCCCGCGGACGGTGCGATCCCCACCGGCTACCTCGGCACCTGGTCCACCGCCCTCGACAACGACGCGGGCCATCACACCCGCCGACTCACCATCCGGCAGGGCGAGGTGGGCGACACCGTGCTCTCCCTCGTCGCGGACGGCACGGACTACCACTGCGTCTTCCAGGCGACACTGACCCAAGCGCCCGCCGGGGACGGCCCGTTGGCGATCGGCCCGTCCACCGTCACCGTCGGCGAACCTGCCTCCTCCTGCACCCCGGGCGCCGCGACGGAGCTCACGCTGCTCGGGGACGGCACGCTGGAGCGGGTGAACACCGACACCGGCGAGAGGCTGACGTACGCCAAGGAATGA
- a CDS encoding GntR family transcriptional regulator, with translation MPGPTGNGAVTRSTLRQQIADALRDEVLAGRLQPGQEFTVKEIAEQYGVSATPVREALVDLAAQGLLEADQHRGFRVHEYSFDDYRGIIEARSLVTDGMFKALDDGHMGYSEPGDPRTAAALAGVRRRGEEAQRAACAGDLTVLIGYDLRFWRELGALFGNPYLADFLHRLRVQSWVCAVQHLRLLTDLRGELWSGHTELVDALSRRDIRAARSIIAAYNTHSLTLIGRLAS, from the coding sequence ATGCCCGGCCCCACCGGCAACGGTGCCGTGACCCGCAGCACCCTGCGTCAGCAGATCGCGGACGCGCTGCGGGACGAGGTGCTGGCCGGGCGGCTCCAACCGGGGCAGGAGTTCACCGTCAAGGAGATAGCCGAGCAGTACGGCGTCTCCGCCACCCCCGTGCGCGAGGCCCTGGTCGACCTGGCCGCGCAGGGGCTGCTGGAGGCCGACCAGCATCGGGGCTTCAGGGTCCACGAGTACTCGTTCGACGACTACCGCGGCATCATCGAGGCCCGCAGCCTGGTGACGGACGGCATGTTCAAGGCCCTCGACGACGGCCACATGGGCTACTCCGAGCCCGGAGATCCCCGTACCGCCGCCGCGCTCGCCGGTGTCCGGCGCCGTGGCGAGGAGGCCCAGCGCGCCGCCTGCGCCGGTGACCTGACCGTCCTCATAGGCTATGACCTGCGCTTCTGGCGCGAACTCGGGGCGCTGTTCGGCAACCCCTACCTCGCCGACTTCCTGCACCGGCTGCGCGTGCAGTCCTGGGTCTGCGCGGTCCAGCATCTGCGGCTGTTGACCGATCTGCGCGGGGAGCTGTGGTCCGGACATACCGAGCTGGTCGACGCCCTGTCCCGCCGTGACATCCGGGCCGCGCGGTCCATCATCGCCGCGTACAACACCCACTCCCTCACCCTGATCGGGCGTCTCGCGTCCTGA
- a CDS encoding aspartate aminotransferase family protein produces the protein MTPQPNPEVGAAVKAADRAHVFHSWSAQELIDPLAVAGAEGSYFWDYDGNRYLDFTSGLVYTNIGYQHPKVVAAIQEQAARMTTFAPAFAIEARSEAARLIAERTPGDLDKIFFTNGGADAVEHAVRMARLHTGRPKVLSAYRSYHGGTQQAVNITGDPRRWPSDSATAGVVHFWAPYLYRSRFYAETEEQECARALEHLETTIAFEGPSTIAAIILETIPGTAGIMVPPPGYLAGVREICDKYGIVFVLDEVMAGFGRTGEWFAADLFGVVPDLMTFAKGVNSGYVPLGGVAISGAIAETFGKRAYPGGLTYSGHPLACAAAVATINVMAEEGVVENAARLGASVVEPALRELAERHPSVGEVRGVGMFWALDLVKNRETREPLVPYNAAGEANAPMAAFGAAAKKHGIWPFVNMNRTHVVPPCNVSEAELKEGLAALDAALSVADEYTE, from the coding sequence ATGACCCCTCAGCCAAACCCCGAGGTCGGCGCCGCCGTGAAGGCCGCGGACCGCGCGCACGTCTTCCACTCCTGGTCCGCGCAGGAGCTCATCGACCCGCTCGCCGTCGCCGGCGCGGAGGGGTCGTACTTCTGGGACTACGACGGCAACCGCTACCTCGACTTCACCAGCGGGCTCGTCTACACGAACATCGGCTACCAGCACCCCAAGGTCGTCGCCGCGATCCAGGAGCAGGCGGCGAGGATGACGACGTTCGCGCCGGCCTTCGCGATCGAGGCGCGCTCGGAGGCGGCCCGGCTGATCGCCGAGCGGACCCCCGGCGACCTGGACAAGATCTTCTTCACCAACGGCGGCGCCGACGCCGTCGAGCACGCGGTGCGCATGGCCCGGCTGCACACGGGCCGCCCCAAGGTGCTCTCGGCGTACCGCTCGTACCACGGCGGCACCCAGCAGGCCGTGAACATCACCGGCGACCCGCGCCGCTGGCCCTCCGACAGCGCCACCGCCGGTGTCGTGCACTTCTGGGCGCCGTACCTCTACCGCTCCCGCTTCTACGCCGAGACCGAGGAGCAGGAGTGCGCCCGGGCGCTGGAGCACCTGGAGACGACGATCGCCTTCGAGGGGCCGTCGACGATCGCCGCGATCATCCTGGAGACGATCCCGGGCACGGCGGGGATCATGGTGCCGCCGCCGGGCTATCTGGCCGGGGTGCGTGAGATATGCGACAAGTACGGGATCGTCTTCGTCCTGGACGAGGTCATGGCCGGGTTCGGGCGGACCGGTGAGTGGTTCGCGGCGGACCTGTTCGGCGTCGTACCGGACCTGATGACCTTCGCCAAGGGTGTGAACTCCGGGTATGTGCCGCTGGGCGGGGTGGCGATCTCCGGGGCGATCGCGGAGACCTTCGGGAAGCGGGCCTACCCGGGCGGGCTGACGTACTCCGGGCATCCGCTGGCCTGTGCCGCCGCCGTCGCGACGATCAACGTCATGGCGGAGGAGGGCGTCGTCGAGAACGCGGCGCGGCTCGGTGCCTCCGTCGTGGAGCCCGCGCTGCGGGAGCTGGCCGAACGGCACCCGAGCGTCGGCGAGGTGCGCGGGGTCGGCATGTTCTGGGCCCTGGACCTGGTGAAGAACCGGGAGACCCGGGAGCCGCTGGTGCCGTACAACGCGGCCGGTGAGGCGAACGCGCCGATGGCCGCCTTCGGTGCCGCCGCGAAGAAGCACGGGATCTGGCCGTTCGTGAACATGAACCGCACGCATGTCGTGCCGCCGTGCAACGTCTCCGAGGCGGAGCTGAAGGAGGGTCTGGCGGCGCTGGACGCGGCCCTGTCCGTGGCCGACGAGTACACGGAGTAG
- a CDS encoding DJ-1/PfpI family protein: MTATTRKPVHLAVYDTWADWETGYATAYLARAGYDIRTLGPTTAPVRSIGGLTVQPDLALDAVHPEDSALLILPGADLWDTTDDLSPFARKAREFLAAGVPVAAICGATAGLAREGLLDDRTHTSAVSFYLAATGYAGGKHYVDTDAVTDQGLITAGPTDPVAFAREILGLLGVYQGEVLDAWYRLFHDSDAEAYAVLEAAQ; the protein is encoded by the coding sequence ATGACCGCCACGACCCGCAAGCCCGTACACCTCGCCGTCTACGACACCTGGGCCGACTGGGAGACGGGATACGCCACGGCATACCTGGCCCGAGCCGGTTACGACATCCGCACGCTCGGCCCCACGACCGCCCCCGTCCGCTCCATCGGCGGCCTGACCGTCCAGCCCGACCTGGCCCTGGACGCCGTGCACCCCGAGGACAGCGCGCTGCTGATCCTTCCGGGCGCGGACCTCTGGGACACGACGGACGACCTGTCCCCCTTCGCCCGCAAGGCGCGCGAGTTCCTGGCGGCCGGTGTCCCGGTGGCCGCGATCTGCGGAGCCACGGCGGGACTGGCGAGGGAGGGCCTCCTGGACGACCGGACCCACACCAGCGCGGTCTCCTTCTACCTGGCGGCGACGGGGTACGCGGGTGGCAAGCACTACGTCGACACCGACGCGGTCACGGACCAGGGCCTGATCACCGCGGGCCCCACCGACCCGGTCGCCTTCGCCCGAGAGATCCTCGGGCTCCTCGGCGTCTACCAGGGCGAGGTCCTGGACGCCTGGTACCGCCTGTTCCACGACTCCGACGCCGAGGCCTACGCCGTACTGGAGGCCGCCCAGTGA
- a CDS encoding MarR family winged helix-turn-helix transcriptional regulator: MSRERQDLLSRSALGVFRLNGQFLSLAEELAKPAGLTAAWWQVLGAVLHEPLPVAGIARAMGITRQSVQRIADLLVDRGLAEYRPNPAHRRAKLLAPTEAGLAAAHRINPGHASYADRLAEAFGEAELTEAVRLLERLSKVLEETAEAATEP, from the coding sequence GTGAGCCGTGAACGGCAGGATCTGTTGAGCCGCAGCGCGCTGGGGGTGTTCCGCCTGAACGGCCAATTCCTGTCCCTGGCCGAGGAGTTGGCGAAGCCCGCCGGGCTCACGGCGGCCTGGTGGCAGGTACTGGGCGCGGTGTTGCACGAGCCGCTGCCGGTCGCCGGGATCGCCCGCGCGATGGGCATCACCCGGCAGAGCGTGCAGCGCATCGCCGACCTCCTGGTGGACCGGGGCCTCGCGGAATACCGCCCCAACCCGGCCCACCGCCGAGCCAAGCTCCTCGCCCCGACGGAGGCGGGCCTGGCCGCCGCCCACCGCATCAACCCCGGCCACGCGTCCTACGCCGACCGCCTGGCGGAAGCCTTCGGCGAGGCCGAACTGACGGAGGCAGTACGGCTGTTGGAACGGTTGTCGAAGGTCCTGGAGGAGACGGCCGAGGCTGCTACGGAGCCGTAG
- a CDS encoding DUF3303 family protein encodes MRMMLKATLDTEKGNEAIRSGRMTEIMKGALERLKPEAAYFGPEGGCRTCWLILDLQDSSQLPPTAEPFFTELNAKIEFTPVMNAEDLQKGISQLSSG; translated from the coding sequence ATGCGCATGATGCTGAAGGCGACGCTGGACACCGAAAAGGGCAACGAGGCCATCCGCAGCGGCCGGATGACCGAGATCATGAAGGGCGCGCTGGAGAGGCTCAAGCCGGAGGCCGCATACTTCGGGCCCGAGGGCGGATGCCGTACCTGCTGGCTGATCCTCGACCTCCAGGACAGCTCCCAACTACCCCCGACGGCAGAGCCGTTCTTCACCGAACTGAACGCGAAGATCGAGTTCACACCCGTGATGAACGCCGAGGACCTCCAGAAGGGGATCTCCCAACTGAGCAGCGGCTGA